In the Eptesicus fuscus isolate TK198812 chromosome 12, DD_ASM_mEF_20220401, whole genome shotgun sequence genome, one interval contains:
- the BCL2 gene encoding apoptosis regulator Bcl-2 isoform X4: MAHAGRTGYDNREIVMKYIHYKLSQRGYEWDAGDAGAAPPGASPASGIFSSQPGRPPAPARTSPPPPATPAAAAGPALSPVPPVVHLTLRQAGDDFSRRYRRDFAEMSSQLHLTPFTARGRFATVVEELFRDGVNWGRIVAFFEFGGVMCVESVNREMSPLVDNIALWMTEYLNRHLHTWIQDNGGWMRLGDVTGYSCFGG, encoded by the exons ATGGCGCACGCTGGGAGAACAGGGTATGATAACCGGGAGATAGTGATGAAGTACATCCACTATAAGCTGTCTCAGAGGGGCTACGAATGGGATGCCGGAGACGCGGGCGCCGCGCCCCCCGGGGCCAGCCCGGCGTCGGGCATCTTCTCCTCCCAGCCCGGGCGTCCCCCAGCGCCCGCCAGGACCTCgccgccgccccccgccacccccgcggCCGCCGCGGGGCCAGCGCTCAGCCCCGTGCCACCTGTGGTCCACCTGACCCTGCGCCAGGCGGGCGATGACTTCTCCCGTCGCTACCGCCGCGACTTCGCAGAGATGTCCAGCCAGCTGCACCTGACGCCCTTCACCGCGAGGGGACGCTTTGCCACGGTGGTGGAGGAGCTCTTCAGGGATGGAGTGAACTGGGGAAGGATTGTGGCCTTCTTTGAGTTCGGTGGAGTCATGTGTGTGGAGAGCGTCAACCGGGAGATGTCGCCCCTGGTGGACAACATCGCTCTGTGGATGACAGAGTACCTGAACCGGCACCTGCACACCTGGATCCAGGATAACGGAGGCTGG ATGAGGCTTGGAGACGTGACTGGTTATAGCTGCTTCGGTGgttga
- the BCL2 gene encoding apoptosis regulator Bcl-2 isoform X3: MAHAGRTGYDNREIVMKYIHYKLSQRGYEWDAGDAGAAPPGASPASGIFSSQPGRPPAPARTSPPPPATPAAAAGPALSPVPPVVHLTLRQAGDDFSRRYRRDFAEMSSQLHLTPFTARGRFATVVEELFRDGVNWGRIVAFFEFGGVMCVESVNREMSPLVDNIALWMTEYLNRHLHTWIQDNGGWVSLCASTQVWIEYLTNLKFMC, from the exons ATGGCGCACGCTGGGAGAACAGGGTATGATAACCGGGAGATAGTGATGAAGTACATCCACTATAAGCTGTCTCAGAGGGGCTACGAATGGGATGCCGGAGACGCGGGCGCCGCGCCCCCCGGGGCCAGCCCGGCGTCGGGCATCTTCTCCTCCCAGCCCGGGCGTCCCCCAGCGCCCGCCAGGACCTCgccgccgccccccgccacccccgcggCCGCCGCGGGGCCAGCGCTCAGCCCCGTGCCACCTGTGGTCCACCTGACCCTGCGCCAGGCGGGCGATGACTTCTCCCGTCGCTACCGCCGCGACTTCGCAGAGATGTCCAGCCAGCTGCACCTGACGCCCTTCACCGCGAGGGGACGCTTTGCCACGGTGGTGGAGGAGCTCTTCAGGGATGGAGTGAACTGGGGAAGGATTGTGGCCTTCTTTGAGTTCGGTGGAGTCATGTGTGTGGAGAGCGTCAACCGGGAGATGTCGCCCCTGGTGGACAACATCGCTCTGTGGATGACAGAGTACCTGAACCGGCACCTGCACACCTGGATCCAGGATAACGGAGGCTGG GTATCTCTCTGTGCCAGTACACAGGTATGGATTGAATATTTAACGAACTTAAAGTTCATGTGCTGA
- the BCL2 gene encoding apoptosis regulator Bcl-2 isoform X5, giving the protein MAHAGRTGYDNREIVMKYIHYKLSQRGYEWDAGDAGAAPPGASPASGIFSSQPGRPPAPARTSPPPPATPAAAAGPALSPVPPVVHLTLRQAGDDFSRRYRRDFAEMSSQLHLTPFTARGRFATVVEELFRDGVNWGRIVAFFEFGGVMCVESVNREMSPLVDNIALWMTEYLNRHLHTWIQDNGGWIT; this is encoded by the coding sequence ATGGCGCACGCTGGGAGAACAGGGTATGATAACCGGGAGATAGTGATGAAGTACATCCACTATAAGCTGTCTCAGAGGGGCTACGAATGGGATGCCGGAGACGCGGGCGCCGCGCCCCCCGGGGCCAGCCCGGCGTCGGGCATCTTCTCCTCCCAGCCCGGGCGTCCCCCAGCGCCCGCCAGGACCTCgccgccgccccccgccacccccgcggCCGCCGCGGGGCCAGCGCTCAGCCCCGTGCCACCTGTGGTCCACCTGACCCTGCGCCAGGCGGGCGATGACTTCTCCCGTCGCTACCGCCGCGACTTCGCAGAGATGTCCAGCCAGCTGCACCTGACGCCCTTCACCGCGAGGGGACGCTTTGCCACGGTGGTGGAGGAGCTCTTCAGGGATGGAGTGAACTGGGGAAGGATTGTGGCCTTCTTTGAGTTCGGTGGAGTCATGTGTGTGGAGAGCGTCAACCGGGAGATGTCGCCCCTGGTGGACAACATCGCTCTGTGGATGACAGAGTACCTGAACCGGCACCTGCACACCTGGATCCAGGATAACGGAGGCTGG